A part of Fimbriiglobus ruber genomic DNA contains:
- a CDS encoding recombinase family protein, with protein sequence MTATPRDLSPSPKVRPWHLDRGAIVYVRQSTPQQVADHQESTARQYALTDRASALGWTRERVTVIDDDLGKSGQSIEGRPGFQRLLAEVALDRIGLILGLEMSRRARSCKDGHQLLELCARFRVLLADADGVFDPTDHSDRLLLGLHGMMNEAELHVLKQRMHQGKLNKARRGELIVSVPVGYLKHPSGQVTLDPDEQAQGVVRLIFDEFDRQGTVHGILRHLIAHGIRLPVRSTAGGSGGPLQWRPPGRETIRQILRHPIYAGAYRYGHRPTDPRRQTAGHPKSGRNSGLAADECLVFLRDRFPAYISWERFEANQLRLAANRSRAGSPGAIRNGTALLAGVVRCGRCGKRMYVRYTRTGRPSYVCSTLRSDYGLPLCQSTPAADIETWVAEQVLSALQPAALDASLTAAAAVEEQRRQLVRHWEQRIERARYEADRAGRQYHACEPENRLVARTLEQRWDELLREVARLEAEFDRVRRTQPRVLGEADRDRVRQLAEHVPAVWRASTTTPADRRQIVRLLIDTVVVTVDPTGDRAAIRVEWSGGAVQQQTVHRPVQGYRQQRDWPQLSARLIALHEQNRTPAEIATILQEAGFRPPKRATGFTAGMVRRLVDDLGVRPRVSRVPDEAGPLTEGEWWLHELARHLGVSPYTLHGWRTKGWLHARQVGGRGGPWAVWAGGTEVDRLRALKECPRVWANRDRLAALRVPTVRA encoded by the coding sequence ATGACCGCCACCCCGCGTGATCTCTCGCCTTCCCCCAAGGTCCGACCGTGGCACCTCGACCGCGGGGCGATCGTCTACGTCCGGCAATCCACCCCGCAACAGGTCGCCGACCACCAGGAATCGACGGCCCGACAGTATGCCCTCACCGATCGTGCGAGCGCGCTCGGTTGGACCCGTGAGCGGGTGACCGTCATCGACGACGACCTGGGCAAGAGCGGCCAGTCGATCGAGGGGCGGCCGGGGTTCCAGCGCTTGTTGGCCGAGGTCGCCCTCGATCGCATCGGCCTGATCCTCGGGCTCGAGATGAGTCGACGGGCCCGGTCGTGCAAGGACGGGCACCAACTGCTGGAGTTGTGCGCCCGGTTCCGCGTTCTGCTGGCCGACGCCGACGGCGTGTTCGATCCGACCGACCATTCGGATCGCCTCCTGCTCGGGTTGCACGGGATGATGAATGAGGCCGAACTGCACGTCCTCAAACAGCGGATGCACCAGGGGAAGTTGAATAAAGCCCGCCGGGGTGAGTTGATCGTGTCCGTCCCGGTCGGTTACCTCAAGCACCCGTCCGGGCAGGTCACCCTCGATCCCGACGAGCAGGCCCAGGGCGTCGTCCGGTTGATCTTTGACGAGTTCGACCGGCAGGGCACCGTCCACGGAATCCTTCGCCACCTGATCGCCCACGGGATCCGACTCCCGGTGCGCTCGACCGCCGGCGGGAGCGGCGGACCGTTGCAATGGCGGCCACCGGGCCGGGAGACGATCCGCCAGATCCTCCGCCACCCGATCTACGCGGGGGCGTACCGGTACGGGCACCGGCCGACCGACCCGCGGAGGCAGACGGCGGGACATCCCAAGAGTGGTCGGAACTCCGGCCTGGCGGCGGATGAGTGCCTCGTGTTCCTCAGGGATCGATTCCCGGCGTACATCAGTTGGGAGCGGTTCGAGGCGAACCAACTGCGGCTCGCGGCGAACCGATCGCGGGCGGGGTCGCCCGGGGCGATTCGGAACGGGACCGCCCTCCTGGCCGGGGTGGTACGGTGCGGGCGGTGCGGCAAGCGAATGTACGTCCGGTATACCCGGACGGGGCGACCGTCGTACGTGTGCAGCACCCTGCGGTCCGACTACGGGCTGCCCCTGTGCCAATCGACTCCGGCCGCGGACATCGAGACGTGGGTGGCCGAGCAGGTGCTGTCGGCGTTGCAACCGGCCGCCCTGGATGCGAGTCTGACGGCCGCGGCCGCCGTCGAGGAGCAACGCCGGCAACTGGTCCGGCACTGGGAGCAACGGATCGAGCGGGCGCGGTACGAGGCGGATCGGGCGGGACGCCAGTACCACGCCTGTGAGCCGGAGAACCGGCTGGTGGCCCGCACCCTGGAGCAGCGGTGGGACGAGTTACTCCGGGAGGTCGCGCGGCTGGAAGCGGAGTTCGATCGCGTCCGCCGAACCCAACCGCGCGTCCTGGGGGAGGCCGACCGGGACCGCGTCCGGCAGTTGGCCGAACATGTGCCGGCGGTGTGGCGGGCGTCGACCACGACACCGGCGGACCGGCGGCAGATCGTTCGACTCCTGATCGACACGGTCGTGGTGACGGTCGACCCGACCGGCGACCGGGCCGCGATTCGCGTCGAGTGGTCCGGTGGGGCCGTCCAGCAGCAGACGGTCCACCGCCCGGTGCAAGGATACCGGCAACAGCGGGATTGGCCGCAGTTGTCCGCCCGGTTGATCGCGCTCCACGAACAGAATCGGACGCCGGCCGAGATCGCCACCATTCTCCAGGAGGCCGGGTTCCGACCCCCGAAACGGGCGACCGGGTTTACGGCCGGAATGGTGCGGCGGTTAGTGGACGATCTGGGGGTGCGGCCGCGGGTGTCGCGAGTCCCCGACGAGGCAGGTCCGCTGACAGAAGGCGAGTGGTGGTTGCACGAGTTGGCTCGCCACCTGGGCGTGTCGCCGTACACCTTGCACGGGTGGCGGACGAAGGGATGGTTGCATGCCCGCCAAGTCGGCGGGCGGGGCGGCCCGTGGGCCGTGTGGGCGGGTGGCACGGAGGTCGACCGGTTGCGTGCGCTCAAGGAATGCCCGCGGGTCTGGGCCAATCGGGATCGGCTGGCGGCGTTGCGCGTGCCGACGGTACGTGCGTAA
- a CDS encoding ISAs1 family transposase, translating to MPPCTLYEALATLPDPRSRHGRIHPLPAVMGLVALAMLSGRKSLAGISRFGRQHGAPLAHALGFRRGKTPTVSTLSRTLRRFDPQNREAALSRWVTGRCDPHAFEHIAIDGKTLRGSRQGDVPGHHLVAAYAPAVQAVLAQARVDAKTNEHKAALELLGILPVRGKVVTGDAMFCQRDLATQVIDSGGDYVLVAKDNQPALVTDIQAGFAFETAARSIAAATSP from the coding sequence ATGCCCCCGTGTACGCTGTACGAGGCCCTCGCCACCCTCCCCGATCCCCGCAGCCGCCACGGTCGCATTCATCCCCTCCCCGCGGTCATGGGACTGGTCGCTCTGGCCATGCTGAGCGGCCGCAAGAGCTTGGCCGGGATCTCCCGGTTCGGACGACAGCACGGGGCTCCGCTGGCTCACGCCCTGGGCTTCCGGCGGGGCAAAACGCCGACCGTCTCGACCCTCTCCCGGACCCTCCGCCGATTCGACCCCCAGAACCGCGAAGCGGCCCTGTCCCGGTGGGTGACCGGCCGTTGCGACCCCCACGCGTTCGAGCACATCGCGATCGACGGCAAGACGTTGCGGGGCAGCCGCCAGGGGGACGTGCCCGGCCACCACCTGGTGGCCGCTTACGCGCCGGCCGTCCAGGCCGTCCTCGCCCAGGCCCGGGTCGATGCCAAGACGAACGAACACAAGGCCGCCCTCGAACTCCTCGGCATCCTCCCCGTGCGGGGCAAAGTGGTCACCGGGGACGCCATGTTCTGTCAGCGGGATCTGGCCACCCAGGTGATCGATTCCGGGGGCGACTACGTCCTCGTGGCCAAGGACAACCAACCGGCCTTGGTCACCGATATCCAAGCCGGATTCGCCTTCGAGACCGCCGCCCGATCGATCGCGGCGGCCACTTCCCCCTGA
- a CDS encoding site-specific integrase — MGIKPSLVQDRGDGIWLYTPSVHKTEHFDRDKVIVLGPQAQEVLRPWLDRDPESYCFVPAESVLWMRERRRKPGNRKAPKLPTGLNPRYTRHSYRLAVQRACEKAGVPVWSPNQLRHTRATQIRAAFGSIEAARAVLGHTDTRVTEIYAERDLGLAAKIMKEIG, encoded by the coding sequence ATGGGGATCAAACCGTCCCTGGTCCAGGACCGGGGCGACGGAATTTGGCTGTACACCCCCTCGGTCCACAAGACCGAGCACTTCGACCGCGACAAGGTGATCGTGCTCGGCCCGCAGGCCCAGGAGGTACTCCGTCCATGGCTCGACCGCGACCCGGAGAGTTACTGCTTCGTACCGGCGGAGTCGGTTTTGTGGATGCGGGAACGAAGGCGAAAGCCGGGAAACCGCAAGGCCCCGAAACTGCCCACGGGGTTGAACCCACGGTACACCCGTCACAGCTACAGGCTGGCAGTGCAGCGAGCGTGCGAGAAGGCCGGTGTTCCGGTCTGGTCCCCGAACCAGCTTCGGCACACTCGGGCCACCCAGATCCGGGCCGCTTTCGGGTCGATTGAGGCCGCCCGGGCTGTCCTCGGTCACACCGACACGCGGGTCACCGAGATCTACGCCGAGCGGGACCTCGGGCTGGCAGCCAAGATCATGAAGGAAATCGGATAG
- a CDS encoding helix-turn-helix domain-containing protein, producing the protein MAKQRRDADRRSRQCAKFARLIRIARLVMGNGRWGPDDLARELECSVRTVYRDVEVLTVAGIPIFFDKADQAYRVPGGFRFSGIEPQPVPAGAPASPAVHDLLCSARSLLGEAEAFVTRLRSLCAELESGRRETG; encoded by the coding sequence ATGGCCAAGCAGCGACGAGACGCCGACCGCCGCAGCCGTCAGTGTGCGAAGTTCGCACGACTGATCCGGATCGCTCGTCTCGTGATGGGGAACGGGCGGTGGGGCCCGGACGACCTGGCTCGCGAACTGGAGTGCTCTGTCAGGACCGTCTACCGGGATGTCGAGGTGTTGACTGTCGCCGGCATTCCGATCTTCTTCGACAAGGCCGACCAGGCCTACCGTGTGCCGGGCGGTTTCCGGTTCAGCGGCATCGAGCCGCAGCCTGTCCCGGCAGGTGCCCCGGCTAGTCCAGCCGTCCACGACCTGCTCTGTTCGGCCCGAAGCTTGCTCGGGGAAGCCGAGGCGTTCGTCACCCGGTTGCGGTCATTATGTGCCGAACTCGAGTCGGGCCGCCGCGAGACTGGATGA
- a CDS encoding RNA ligase family protein: MTRTLAELQALCDRLGIAVPPQTRAAKEPYLHALRNHFWDREHPGCPLPEQIEPMLLGDWNDLTDAEAAAIEPDNSGWCLQEKHDGVRCLLHITETGVRLTGRTVSEVNFRLGEFQSNLPHLTTGFDDLIGTVLDGELFCPAAAIDTGDTTTTHALQAAVAILATSPENASAIQERHQCHLRFVAFDVLRFQGRDMTSRSLRDRLTVLEEAFLRTNNRHVSLAETHLAEKALAHELMLAEGKEGSVWKRLDGRYEPGRRVRHWLKRKRGLEIEAVVSGFKLGSAGRGNAHLVGAVEFSVADPGGNTRPIAWVSNWTDEERQRMTVNESGSPMLNPDYLGRKAVIAGHDIAGKSGRYRHAKLRAWVA, translated from the coding sequence GTGACCAGGACCCTCGCCGAGCTACAAGCCCTTTGTGACCGACTCGGGATCGCCGTACCGCCCCAAACGAGGGCGGCGAAAGAACCGTACCTCCACGCCCTGCGGAACCACTTCTGGGATCGGGAACATCCCGGGTGCCCGCTCCCAGAACAGATTGAACCGATGCTTCTGGGAGACTGGAACGACCTCACCGATGCCGAGGCCGCTGCCATCGAGCCAGACAACTCGGGTTGGTGCTTGCAGGAGAAGCACGACGGTGTCCGATGTCTGCTCCACATCACGGAAACGGGTGTGCGGCTGACAGGACGAACGGTCTCCGAAGTGAACTTCCGACTGGGTGAATTTCAGTCGAACTTGCCGCACCTGACGACCGGGTTCGACGACTTGATCGGCACCGTTCTGGATGGCGAACTCTTCTGCCCGGCGGCTGCCATCGACACGGGAGACACGACCACGACGCACGCCTTGCAGGCAGCGGTGGCCATCCTCGCCACCAGCCCCGAAAATGCGTCCGCGATCCAGGAACGACACCAGTGTCATCTCCGGTTCGTGGCCTTCGACGTGCTGAGGTTCCAGGGGAGAGACATGACATCCCGGTCCCTCCGCGATCGGTTGACGGTCCTGGAAGAAGCGTTTCTGCGGACGAACAACCGCCATGTGTCCCTGGCTGAAACGCACCTGGCGGAGAAGGCCCTGGCCCACGAGTTGATGCTTGCGGAGGGTAAGGAAGGCAGTGTGTGGAAGCGGCTTGACGGACGTTATGAGCCGGGTCGCCGTGTTCGCCACTGGCTCAAGCGAAAGCGTGGACTCGAAATCGAGGCCGTCGTGAGTGGGTTCAAACTCGGCTCTGCCGGTCGTGGGAACGCTCACCTGGTTGGTGCCGTCGAATTCTCGGTCGCCGATCCAGGCGGGAATACCCGACCCATCGCCTGGGTAAGCAACTGGACCGACGAAGAACGACAGCGGATGACGGTGAACGAATCCGGTTCCCCGATGCTCAACCCCGACTACCTCGGTCGCAAGGCTGTCATCGCCGGGCACGACATCGCGGGCAAGTCGGGTCGCTACCGCCATGCAAAACTCAGAGCCTGGGTGGCGTGA
- a CDS encoding MBL fold metallo-hydrolase, whose protein sequence is MKLTIHRGSREIGGSCVELATETTRLVLDVGLPLVDANREPFDSLKALRSTREGLIADGTIPPVSGLFTTGAEPPAAILLSHAHLDHSGLIHHSRPEVPVYATRGTSKMMLAGSVFAGRPPLDRNRHREIVPGRSFRVGDIAVTPFAVDHSTFSCVAFLLEAEGKSVLYSGDLRQHGRKPGMMRALVEQIGPRNVDLLIMEGTHLGGEKEQGTTEFDLEERVVELIRSAPALVLATFSPQDVDRVVTLYRAARRTDRVFVADGYTAFVLHLVAGEARLPRPTREAGIRVYHNEAFRRRNIANLTKLFEPDRIELAEVLAAPDRHLMAFRPSMTALDFAGQLPNRARVLYGYWPGYLVKPDWVELQQQVSDCGGDFIRAHASGHIYVADLVELVTALNAKTVVPIHTFEPHLFHTHFPNVTRLVDGVTFVVT, encoded by the coding sequence ATGAAACTCACCATCCACCGTGGTTCCAGGGAGATCGGCGGTTCCTGCGTCGAACTGGCGACCGAGACGACCCGGCTCGTCCTGGACGTCGGGCTGCCGCTGGTCGATGCCAACCGGGAACCGTTCGACTCCCTCAAGGCCCTCCGCTCGACTCGCGAAGGATTGATTGCCGATGGGACGATCCCACCGGTGTCGGGACTGTTCACCACGGGTGCCGAGCCACCGGCCGCGATCTTGCTCAGTCACGCTCACCTCGACCACTCGGGCCTGATCCACCACTCCCGACCGGAGGTGCCGGTCTACGCGACACGGGGAACCAGCAAGATGATGCTGGCGGGCTCCGTGTTTGCCGGGCGACCGCCCCTGGACCGAAACCGACACCGGGAGATCGTGCCGGGACGTTCATTTCGGGTCGGTGACATCGCGGTGACACCGTTCGCGGTGGACCACTCGACCTTCTCGTGTGTGGCCTTCCTGCTGGAGGCGGAGGGGAAGTCCGTCCTCTACTCTGGCGACCTTCGCCAGCATGGCCGCAAGCCGGGAATGATGCGGGCCCTGGTCGAACAGATCGGCCCTCGCAACGTAGATTTGCTGATCATGGAGGGGACCCACCTGGGCGGAGAGAAGGAGCAAGGAACGACCGAGTTCGACCTGGAAGAACGGGTGGTGGAGTTGATCCGCTCCGCTCCGGCCTTGGTCCTCGCCACCTTCTCCCCACAGGATGTGGATCGGGTCGTCACCCTCTACCGGGCGGCCCGTCGGACGGATCGAGTCTTTGTGGCCGACGGCTACACTGCCTTCGTCCTTCACCTCGTCGCCGGGGAGGCCCGGTTGCCCCGACCGACACGGGAAGCCGGCATCCGGGTCTACCACAACGAGGCCTTCCGCCGACGGAACATTGCCAATCTGACCAAACTTTTCGAGCCAGATCGGATCGAACTGGCCGAGGTTCTCGCCGCCCCGGACCGTCATCTGATGGCGTTCCGTCCGTCCATGACCGCCCTGGACTTCGCCGGTCAACTCCCGAACCGGGCACGGGTGCTGTACGGGTACTGGCCCGGCTACCTGGTGAAGCCCGACTGGGTGGAACTGCAGCAACAGGTGAGTGACTGCGGAGGGGACTTCATCCGGGCACATGCCAGCGGACACATCTACGTCGCGGACCTCGTCGAACTCGTGACTGCCCTGAACGCAAAGACCGTCGTCCCGATTCACACCTTCGAGCCGCACCTGTTTCACACCCACTTCCCGAACGTCACCCGGCTCGTGGACGGAGTGACATTCGTCGTTACCTGA
- a CDS encoding agmatine deiminase family protein encodes MITDWETDTAVFSDLLPGQFPQLWKRLSGLLREHGTTIHLVCGCRDVWARDFLPVQVGNEFVTFRYAPDYLRGYDHLRTEESVCDAVPFLKARHCSDLIIDGGNLVSSGPVVAVTDKVYRENPGQGREDIRKKLSQLLGARSCVVLPKEPGDPIGHSDGLVRFLDERTVVTNDYADIDPGYGQRVTAVLARHGLDVVKFPYSVSTTVTEGIPSAVGNWVNFLRVGNLIVVPEFGLAADRTAIAILRDRLPNCSVVSLDATDLACRGGVLNCVVATYRTGCPASAG; translated from the coding sequence ATGATCACGGACTGGGAGACCGACACCGCCGTGTTCTCGGACCTGCTCCCCGGACAGTTTCCTCAACTCTGGAAACGCCTGTCCGGCCTTCTCCGTGAGCACGGAACAACCATCCACCTCGTTTGCGGTTGTCGGGATGTTTGGGCCCGTGACTTTCTGCCGGTCCAGGTCGGAAACGAGTTCGTCACGTTCCGTTACGCCCCGGACTACCTGCGGGGGTATGACCACCTCCGGACTGAAGAAAGTGTCTGCGACGCGGTGCCATTTCTCAAGGCCCGTCATTGCTCCGATCTCATCATCGACGGCGGCAATCTGGTCTCTTCGGGGCCAGTGGTGGCTGTCACGGACAAGGTGTACCGCGAGAACCCGGGTCAGGGTCGAGAGGACATCCGGAAGAAACTGTCACAACTCCTGGGGGCACGATCGTGTGTCGTCCTGCCGAAAGAGCCGGGTGACCCGATCGGGCACTCGGACGGGCTGGTGCGGTTCCTGGACGAACGGACCGTGGTGACCAACGATTACGCCGACATTGACCCGGGGTACGGCCAGCGAGTCACAGCCGTTCTCGCCCGGCACGGCCTGGACGTTGTGAAATTCCCCTACTCGGTGAGCACGACCGTGACGGAGGGAATCCCATCGGCCGTGGGGAACTGGGTGAACTTCCTCCGCGTGGGCAACCTGATCGTTGTTCCCGAGTTCGGCCTCGCGGCGGATCGAACCGCAATCGCCATCCTTCGGGACCGTCTCCCGAACTGTTCCGTTGTTTCACTCGATGCAACGGACCTCGCCTGTCGCGGCGGGGTGCTGAACTGCGTGGTCGCGACCTATCGCACGGGTTGCCCAGCGTCGGCCGGGTAA
- a CDS encoding helix-turn-helix transcriptional regulator — MPEKKPSETDRRLRHNYRLARLLRFLNLVMGRGRWNPKSLAAELECSDRTLHRMRETLELAGVPLYFSREENAYKVRSDFAFPTLHLDTDEALGQGTAAAIAGSDALFLGPVADATLRKLVDTAAVPVRRVLEDAARLTEVLDLKIAGDHRQRETIRVAQNALLGGTMLAGTYHTPHEPGPVTWTLHPYRVALVKQAWYLIARPDSEDRPRTFRMLRFRELKTLDRPADIPADFDLRAYFANAWSVYRGEVSYDVELLFSPDAAAVVQETNWHHTQQSQPEPDGAVTLTFRVDGLNEIVRWVLGWAGRVRVVRPVELRDLVINQHRQAIATNSTHS, encoded by the coding sequence GTGCCCGAGAAAAAGCCATCCGAGACAGACCGCCGACTCAGGCACAACTACCGCCTGGCCCGACTGCTCCGGTTCCTGAATCTGGTAATGGGCCGGGGGCGGTGGAACCCGAAGTCGCTGGCTGCGGAACTGGAGTGCAGTGACCGCACCCTCCACCGGATGCGGGAGACTCTCGAACTGGCCGGAGTGCCGCTGTACTTCTCCCGTGAGGAAAACGCCTACAAGGTTCGATCCGACTTCGCTTTCCCGACCCTGCACCTCGATACCGACGAAGCCCTCGGCCAGGGCACCGCGGCTGCCATTGCCGGGAGTGACGCCCTCTTCCTTGGCCCTGTCGCCGATGCGACCCTGCGGAAGCTGGTCGATACCGCAGCTGTGCCCGTTCGCCGGGTCCTGGAGGACGCCGCCCGATTGACGGAGGTGCTGGACCTCAAAATTGCTGGCGACCATCGGCAGCGGGAGACCATCCGGGTGGCCCAGAATGCCCTGCTCGGCGGCACCATGCTCGCGGGCACTTACCACACCCCACACGAACCGGGGCCGGTCACGTGGACTTTGCATCCGTACCGGGTAGCGTTGGTCAAGCAGGCGTGGTACCTGATCGCCAGGCCGGACAGTGAAGACCGGCCCCGCACTTTCCGGATGTTGCGGTTCCGGGAGTTGAAGACACTCGACCGACCGGCCGATATCCCCGCTGACTTCGACCTCCGGGCGTACTTCGCAAATGCCTGGTCGGTGTACCGTGGCGAGGTGAGCTACGACGTCGAACTGCTGTTCTCTCCCGACGCCGCCGCGGTGGTGCAGGAAACCAACTGGCACCACACCCAGCAGAGCCAGCCCGAACCGGACGGAGCGGTCACGCTCACCTTCCGGGTCGATGGGCTCAACGAGATCGTCCGCTGGGTACTCGGATGGGCGGGTCGAGTTCGCGTCGTGCGGCCTGTCGAACTACGGGACCTAGTCATCAATCAGCACCGACAGGCGATTGCGACCAATTCCACGCATTCCTGA